The Dioscorea cayenensis subsp. rotundata cultivar TDr96_F1 chromosome 11, TDr96_F1_v2_PseudoChromosome.rev07_lg8_w22 25.fasta, whole genome shotgun sequence genomic interval ATCCTTTGTGATGAGATGCTCAAGAGCATATTTGATGGGAGAGACAAAGTAGGGATGCTTGAGATTGCAAGGCTGGTGTCTTCACATTTTCAGAAATCCAAATGATCTGTTTTAAGATAGACAAATTGAGCcctttttttgttcttcctAACCTTTTGTATTTTATGTTCACGATGTTGTAAGCACTCTGATCCAACTTTATGTAGAGCAAGACTTGCTTATGCTGCAGTTAAACTTCCTGGGGTTGTAAtctttcatccaagtttagaaTTTAGAAACAGTGGCCTACTGCAGGCTTTGTTACTACAGTCTTTTGTTATGGTGTTTTCGTTTGAGGCAAGACCGCAGCTGTGTCCTTGCACAATGGCATAGTAAAAAAGAGACAAGGGcatattgagatttcatagaaaCCCTAACCCCAAAGATAACAGTAAAGATGGTTATCTAAATTCAGTTTAATTGTGAACCAACAATTGAACACACCTACTTCCACACTTCATTTCCGTTCACTAAAGCATGAATACAAAGAGCT includes:
- the LOC120272622 gene encoding upstream activation factor subunit spp27-like; the protein is MRDFLAVPEVSRPDALKKIWEHIKLRQLKNPANKREILCDEMLKSIFDGRDKVGMLEIARLVSSHFQKSK